Below is a genomic region from Apodemus sylvaticus chromosome 14, mApoSyl1.1, whole genome shotgun sequence.
TAATTTTTGAACTTGCCACTAGTCTCAAGGCACGCTCAGAAGGCTGGTCTGGCACCACACTGATTCGTTTAATTAGTACAgcagccctctctctctctcccggtCCTCCTAAGGTATCTAGAATAGATTGAAAGTCCTTGACAGCAGATTCACAGGCAAACAACTCCTTGTCCTTCATAAATGCTTCCAGCTGAGGTAGAACCCGCTCTTTCCTCTCTTGCTCTGCTTGCTCTGTGAGTACTTTTTCTTTGAAGACAAAGTGGCAGCCTCCATAACTCATGGCAGATACATATGTGATTAAAGTAGTAATGTCCAAATTTACTTTTTTGCACACGTCAACCTTGATCTCTGTTGGAAAGGCAACACGTGCCAGTACATTGTCTCGGTCTACTCTCGTCACCTGCAGAAGTTCTTGGCCCTCGTCATCTGACTCACTCTCGCTCAGCTGGAACTCTTCGGGATGATTTAACAGAGAATTGACAGCTACAATGTCTCCTCTTACAGATATGCCCATATCTTTCAGCTTCTCTGCCATGGGGCTGGAGACACTGTTGTAAAATGCAAAGACAATGTGAGGGTTGCTATACTGCACTGGTTGTTGTCGGCTGGCCTGGAGGAAGTCTTCAGCCTGTTCAATGATGCTTTTGTCGCCATACTGGCCCCTGCCCAGCCAGATGTTATGCAGTGCTTCAGCCTTTCGACCAATGGCTTTGACCCAAGTATGACCTCCATTTGCGACAACATCCACCACAAGAGTCTGCTTTTCTCCCAAGGTATCTGTGTAGCCGAAGACACGAAGAACACTAACAACTTCTTCCAGGTTCTCTGCCGATTCCACAATGGCTTTCAAGTGTGTTAGATTTGTGCTTTGTAAATGAGATTCTTTAATAGCTACCTTCCCGGCCTCTATTTTCTGTAAGAATTTTAGTTCTGCCTTCAGCTTGCTGCACAGCTTTGCACCACCTTCTATGCCACCTTTTCTTGACCGAGAAAGTGATTCTGCTCTTTTGATCAGTTCCTTGGCCATGACAATTCTTTCAGAGAGCATGGAGTATGCAGACATGCTGACAGCATTATTCCTTTCATAAAAAAAATGAGGCAAATTTCAATGTCTGCTACTATTAGGATGACTAGAAAGTCCAATCTAGCAACAATGTTTATGAAGATTGAGAATATGAACCTGGGCTTCAGTTAATGGAATTTTGGGAGAGCCTCCTTCCTTTTGACAGCTAAACAAAGCTGTACGCTAGAGCTCTTCCTGAAGTGTGCTGAATTCTGACACTTGTTCAGACCTTCACTTCTTTAAGCAATGGGATCCACAGCATGTCCTATGTCaggaaaaaaccaaaatgaaacaaaacaggcATTTGGCAATGTATTCTGTATCTCTATCAATAATTAGTCTTACTATTCAaccactgaaaattttaagattcCAAACTTCAAGATTAAAGTTTTACAATAGCTGTCCATATACCCATTCAACTGGGTAACCCCAACATCCATCCCTGCCAAAAAGTCCTTGGCTCCAGGAGCCTagactgcccccacccccaactcaatTCCACCCAGTCCAGCCAACTTCACTCACGCTATTGCCTGCATCTGGTCTCTTCTGCAGGCAGATATCAGATGGTACCTCCAACTACAAGCAAACCCACTACCCAAGGACCCACACCAATAACTCCATCAATTCCTGCAACTTTCCTAAGGAGCAAGTATCCTGCCTGCCTTTCAGCACCTTTTCCTCATATACCTCTTTCATGTAGGGAGCCAGCAACTCCTGCCACTAACCCCATCCATTCCCCCTGAAAGCCCTCACCTCCATTCCTCCGTGGATATCCTAGATTTCCCCAACTATGCCCATTCTAGCCAGCTCTACAAATCTCTGATTGGCACACCTGGTCTCTTCTCTAGGCAGACACCAGACTGATGCCTCCACCTACAGCCATCCCCACAACATGACCATCTCTCTCTAGGGAGGGCCATTAGACCCAAACCAATAACTATACCTACTCTTGAGACTCATCTAAGAATTATGAATTCCTGTCTTCTGGACCCCTCTCAGGGGAGGGATCCAAGACTCACACTGCCAATTCCACCAGCACTTACTGCCTGAGGAAAAGTACTGAGGACCTCCTACAGAAGGTTTACTATATCTCTAATCCTATCCTCTATCAGTACAGAGACTGTGACAATATGCACAAGAC
It encodes:
- the C14H7orf25 gene encoding UPF0415 protein C7orf25 homolog, whose amino-acid sequence is MSAYSMLSERIVMAKELIKRAESLSRSRKGGIEGGAKLCSKLKAELKFLQKIEAGKVAIKESHLQSTNLTHLKAIVESAENLEEVVSVLRVFGYTDTLGEKQTLVVDVVANGGHTWVKAIGRKAEALHNIWLGRGQYGDKSIIEQAEDFLQASRQQPVQYSNPHIVFAFYNSVSSPMAEKLKDMGISVRGDIVAVNSLLNHPEEFQLSESESDDEGQELLQVTRVDRDNVLARVAFPTEIKVDVCKKVNLDITTLITYVSAMSYGGCHFVFKEKVLTEQAEQERKERVLPQLEAFMKDKELFACESAVKDFQSILDTLGGPGERERAAVLIKRISVVPDQPSERALRLVASSKINSRSLTIFGTGDTLKAITMTANSGFVRAANNQGVKFSVFIHQPRALTESKEALAVPLAKDHTNDSAH